A window from Rhizosphaericola mali encodes these proteins:
- a CDS encoding helix-turn-helix domain-containing protein, translating into MELLFEFKRRGDFNGVVKGGIVIEDQLIWTSALKYHVSTNQLKVDVQKILHISPGVHLYLLTYETYLRYQIELTANMDMVVITVQLRGKSRYHFGNIKSSTDQVSGQYSLYSIPPKKLLFSINEEVNGQILLIFMPKDYVRDFALHYPNAKYLVTRKLLFRIFPSIEKNRPFLDGQARSVATFLLDYLRSETRPDTFIVGLTIKTFLSLLLNPTSPKTKISYYANYSEEMEKILLMLSTDLSEFPGIRKMSRMLHINTTTFKKMFSLKTGTSPLRYWHKMRMEKAHQMLLSSNLRPSDIADYLGYSSLHAFDKAFKKHFGIPPTAIIQKDI; encoded by the coding sequence ATGGAACTACTGTTTGAATTCAAAAGAAGGGGCGATTTCAATGGTGTTGTAAAGGGTGGAATTGTAATAGAGGATCAACTCATATGGACCTCTGCACTCAAATACCACGTAAGCACTAATCAGTTAAAAGTTGACGTTCAGAAAATCCTGCATATAAGTCCAGGAGTACATCTTTATCTATTAACTTATGAAACGTATTTACGTTACCAAATAGAGTTAACAGCAAATATGGATATGGTTGTTATTACTGTTCAGTTAAGGGGTAAGAGCCGTTATCATTTTGGTAATATAAAGAGCTCCACCGATCAGGTCTCGGGTCAATATAGTTTATATTCAATTCCCCCTAAAAAATTATTATTTTCGATAAACGAAGAGGTGAATGGGCAGATACTTTTAATTTTCATGCCCAAAGACTATGTCAGAGATTTCGCACTGCACTATCCAAATGCAAAATATCTTGTAACGAGGAAATTATTGTTCAGGATATTTCCATCAATTGAAAAAAATAGACCTTTTTTAGATGGACAAGCACGTTCGGTTGCCACATTTCTTTTAGATTACCTAAGAAGTGAAACCAGACCTGATACATTTATAGTTGGATTAACTATAAAGACATTTCTCAGTCTTTTGTTAAACCCAACGTCACCGAAAACGAAAATTTCATATTATGCGAACTATTCGGAAGAAATGGAAAAAATTCTACTAATGTTGTCTACGGATCTATCTGAATTCCCAGGTATTAGGAAAATGTCGAGAATGCTTCATATCAACACAACCACTTTTAAAAAGATGTTTTCATTAAAGACCGGAACGTCCCCATTGCGTTACTGGCATAAAATGAGAATGGAAAAAGCACATCAAATGCTTTTATCCAGTAACCTGAGACCATCTGATATTGCTGATTATCTGGGCTATTCTTCTTTACATGCCTTTGATAAGGCATTTAAAAAGCATTTTGGAATTCCACCAACTGCAATTATCCAAAAAGATATTTAG